From Haemorhous mexicanus isolate bHaeMex1 chromosome 2, bHaeMex1.pri, whole genome shotgun sequence, the proteins below share one genomic window:
- the C2H3orf38 gene encoding uncharacterized protein C3orf38 homolog, producing MEGSGLSERERAGCRDLLELLHTEELLALTDTVTNRQVHPESRQEAIHAILVYSQNVEELLRRRKVYREIIFKYLAAQGISAPPSSEKHVLIERVRQLWSGQLTAGAPEPGPRKPAQSHGNGQKSPQDDIGGLGIEFCQWYFELLNSQHPLGVKSEATWGPQHFWEDAKLKFCYNTLEKNVEEYVGADMVSLRLLSLVKEECLLFNPNLHSSGLKCAISPHGLVLVAVAGTVHRDNSCLGVFEQIFGLISCPLRNNTWKIKLVNLKIVGQNSLDPGMQMEEPSIKYESNQLREFFDGNELTVFEPQRF from the exons ATGGAGGGCTCGGGGCTGAGCGAGCGGGAGCGGGCGGGGTGCCGGGAcctgctggagctcctgcacaccgaggagctgctggcgcTCACCGACACCGTCACCAACCGCCAGGTGCACCCGGAGAGCCGCCAAG agGCCATTCATGCCATTCTGGTGTACAGCCAAAACGTGGAGGAACTTCTGAGGCGCAGGAAAGTCTACAGAGAAATCATCTTCAAGTATTTGGCAGCACAGGGAATCTCGGCGCCTCCCTCCTCGGAGAAACACGTCCTGATCGAGCGTgtgaggcagctctggagcGGGCAGCTCACGGCTGGAGCCCCGGAGCCTGGGCCCAGAAAACCTGCGCAg AGTCATGGAAATGGACAGAAGTCACCACAAGATGACATTGGTGGTCTAGGAATTGAATTCTGCCAGTGGTACTTTGAACTCCTGAACTCTCAGCACCCTTTGGGAGTAAAATCTGAAGCAACCTGGGGACCACAGCATTTTTGGGAGGATGCCAAGCTGAAGTTCTGTTACaacactttggaaaaaaacGTGGAAGAATATGTGGGTGCAGACATGGTGAGCCTGCGCCTGCTGTCCTTGGTTAAAGAAGAATGTCTCCTCTTCAACCCAAATTTGCATTCCAGTGGCCTGAAATGTGCCATTTCCCCTCATGGAttggtgctggtggcagtggctgGCACAGTTCACAGAGACAATTCTTGTTTGGGCGTCTTTGAGCAAATCTTTGGGCTCATCAGCTGCCCCCTGAGGAATAACacctggaaaataaaactggTGAACCTTAAAATAGTAGGTCAGAACTCTCTGGACCCTGGGATGCAAATGGAAGAACCTTCCATAAAATATGAGTCAAACCAACTGAGAGAGTTCTTTGATGGGAATGAACTGACTGTGTTTGAACCTCAGAGATTCTGA